From Thiomicrospira sp. XS5, one genomic window encodes:
- a CDS encoding peroxiredoxin: MTDKARLGEQIPSFSLPATNDRTITDSDFSGHYTILYFYPKDNTPGCTTEGQDFSAAYKELKQLNAQVFGVSKDSIRKHENFKAKFDFPFDLISDPDETLCNLFDVIKLKKNYGREYMGIERSTFLIDPKGKLVHEWRKVKVKEHVKEVMDTLKTLSE; this comes from the coding sequence ATGACTGACAAAGCACGACTTGGCGAGCAGATCCCTTCTTTTTCTTTGCCCGCCACTAACGACCGAACCATCACCGATTCCGACTTCTCCGGCCATTACACCATTCTCTATTTTTACCCCAAAGACAATACGCCAGGCTGCACCACGGAAGGTCAGGATTTCAGCGCCGCTTACAAGGAACTGAAACAGCTCAACGCACAGGTTTTCGGCGTGTCCAAAGATTCGATTCGCAAGCATGAAAATTTCAAAGCGAAATTCGACTTTCCTTTCGATTTGATTTCCGACCCGGACGAAACCTTATGCAATCTGTTCGACGTCATCAAATTGAAAAAGAATTACGGCCGTGAATACATGGGCATTGAACGCAGTACTTTCCTGATCGACCCGAAAGGCAAGCTGGTGCACGAATGGCGCAAAGTCAAAGTCAAAGAACACGTCAAGGAGGTCATGGACACACTCAAAACCCTTTCAGAATAA
- the lon gene encoding endopeptidase La, with translation MTKHDDANALKDLLDQALEEANPEMNDEDITFSEFVDHTAEYDLSDQAESSDALDGEHIAHDGDKPNNSAHMLVKANMSRPEALFLLPVKERPFFPGQTLPIILDKDIWQDTIQSVIDNKIQYIGIIYVDTDDHFKAEPSDFAQTGTLVRIHDPKVKPDYIQLIAEGICRFQISEWVHEAPPYRARVTYPADIRNGNPSEYKAYGLAIMNAFKELLPLNPLYSEELKYFLNRYSASDSHHLADFAASLTAASNDKLQDLLDTLDLSERLEKVLNLFKHEIEVTKLQFNIRERVEENLTQQQREFFLHQQLKEIQKELGMVKDDRTADADLFQERLEKLALSDEAQQKSEEELNKINMLDPQSPEYGVARNWLDWLTQLPWGQYSKDKLDLKRAKKILDKGHDGLTDVKDRILEFLAVGALKGEISGSIICLVGPPGVGKTSIGRSIADTLGRKFYRFSVGGMRDEAEIKGHRRTYIGAMPGKFVQALKDCGTANPVIMLDEVDKIGSSYQGDPASALLEVLDPEQNTEFMDHYMDVRFDLSKALFICTANTLDTIPGPLLDRMEVIRLSGYITEEKVQIAKHHLWPSLLEEAGLDKKQVQITPATIRHVIEGYAREAGVRNLKKQLAKLIRKLAIRFVKGELEQTSIHVNDLESMLGQPRFSPEKTNQQLGTVTGLAWTSMGGATLTIEASRVHTLNRGFKLSGQLGEVMQESASIAYSYIASKLDKYKADPEFFDKAFVHLHVPDGATPKDGPSAGITMATALLSLARNEAIQKPLAMTGELSLTGQVLPVGGIREKVIAARRISIRELILPEENRKDYDELPDYLKEGMTIHFAKHFDDVAKLTFQIRSKSKALKAYLNKAPSVTTEAETDKRGDSAS, from the coding sequence ATGACAAAACACGATGATGCAAACGCCCTAAAAGACTTGCTCGACCAAGCCCTTGAAGAGGCCAACCCGGAGATGAACGACGAAGACATCACCTTCAGCGAATTCGTTGACCATACCGCCGAGTATGATTTGTCCGATCAAGCTGAGAGCAGTGACGCCCTGGACGGCGAGCATATCGCACACGACGGCGACAAGCCGAACAACTCGGCGCACATGCTGGTGAAAGCCAATATGTCACGTCCGGAAGCACTGTTCTTATTGCCGGTCAAAGAACGTCCGTTTTTTCCGGGGCAAACGTTGCCCATTATTCTGGACAAAGACATCTGGCAAGACACCATCCAGAGCGTCATTGACAACAAAATTCAGTACATCGGCATTATTTACGTCGATACCGACGACCACTTCAAAGCCGAACCGAGCGACTTCGCTCAAACCGGAACGCTGGTGCGTATCCACGACCCGAAAGTCAAACCCGATTACATTCAGTTGATTGCGGAAGGGATTTGTCGTTTTCAAATTTCCGAGTGGGTACACGAAGCGCCGCCGTACCGTGCGCGTGTAACCTATCCGGCCGACATTCGTAACGGCAACCCAAGCGAGTACAAAGCCTACGGCCTGGCGATTATGAACGCCTTTAAAGAGCTATTGCCGTTGAACCCGCTGTACAGCGAAGAACTGAAATACTTCCTGAACCGCTACAGTGCGTCCGACTCGCATCACCTGGCCGATTTTGCGGCCAGTTTGACGGCGGCCAGCAATGATAAACTGCAAGACCTGCTGGATACGCTCGACTTGAGCGAACGCCTGGAAAAAGTACTGAACCTGTTCAAGCACGAAATCGAAGTGACCAAGTTGCAGTTCAATATTCGCGAACGTGTGGAAGAAAACCTGACGCAACAACAACGCGAATTCTTCTTGCACCAGCAGCTTAAGGAAATTCAAAAAGAACTGGGCATGGTCAAAGACGACCGTACCGCCGATGCCGACCTCTTCCAGGAACGCCTCGAAAAACTGGCCCTGTCGGACGAAGCCCAACAAAAATCCGAAGAGGAATTGAACAAAATCAATATGCTGGACCCGCAATCGCCGGAATACGGCGTGGCGCGCAACTGGCTGGATTGGTTGACGCAATTGCCGTGGGGACAGTACAGCAAAGACAAGCTCGACCTGAAACGCGCCAAGAAAATTCTCGACAAAGGTCATGACGGCCTGACGGACGTTAAAGACCGCATTCTGGAATTTTTGGCCGTCGGCGCTTTGAAAGGCGAAATTTCCGGTTCCATTATTTGTCTGGTCGGGCCACCGGGTGTGGGGAAAACCTCCATCGGCCGCTCGATTGCCGACACCTTGGGACGTAAATTCTATCGCTTCTCAGTCGGCGGGATGCGCGATGAAGCCGAAATCAAAGGCCATCGCCGTACCTACATCGGGGCCATGCCGGGGAAATTCGTGCAGGCCTTGAAAGATTGCGGCACCGCCAACCCGGTCATTATGCTGGATGAGGTCGATAAAATCGGTTCCTCCTATCAAGGTGACCCGGCCTCGGCCCTTTTGGAAGTACTGGACCCGGAACAGAACACCGAGTTTATGGATCACTATATGGACGTACGCTTCGATTTATCGAAAGCCTTGTTCATCTGTACCGCCAATACACTGGACACGATTCCCGGCCCATTGCTGGACCGTATGGAAGTGATTCGTTTGTCGGGTTACATCACCGAAGAGAAAGTACAGATTGCCAAACACCATTTATGGCCGTCCTTGCTGGAAGAAGCCGGCCTGGATAAAAAACAGGTACAAATCACCCCGGCCACCATCCGCCATGTCATTGAAGGTTATGCGCGGGAAGCCGGTGTGCGGAACCTGAAAAAACAATTGGCGAAGTTGATTCGAAAACTGGCGATTCGTTTTGTCAAAGGCGAACTGGAACAAACGTCCATTCACGTGAACGATTTGGAATCCATGTTGGGTCAGCCGCGCTTCTCACCGGAAAAAACCAATCAACAATTGGGCACCGTCACCGGCTTGGCGTGGACATCCATGGGCGGCGCCACCCTGACCATCGAAGCCAGTCGTGTTCATACGTTGAACCGTGGTTTCAAATTGTCCGGTCAGCTCGGTGAAGTGATGCAGGAATCCGCCAGCATCGCTTACAGTTACATTGCGTCCAAGCTGGATAAATACAAAGCCGATCCGGAATTTTTCGACAAGGCATTCGTCCACTTGCACGTGCCGGACGGGGCCACGCCAAAAGACGGCCCAAGTGCCGGTATCACCATGGCGACGGCGTTGTTGTCTTTGGCGCGTAACGAGGCCATTCAAAAACCCTTGGCCATGACGGGAGAACTGAGTTTGACCGGACAGGTGTTGCCAGTGGGCGGGATTCGAGAAAAAGTGATTGCCGCGCGCCGTATCAGTATTCGAGAGCTGATCCTGCCGGAAGAAAACCGCAAGGATTACGACGAGCTGCCGGATTACCTGAAAGAAGGCATGACGATTCACTTTGCCAAACACTTTGACGACGTGGCAAAACTGACGTTCCAGATTCGCAGCAAGTCAAAGGCCTTGAAAGCCTACTTGAATAAAGCGCCGTCCGTAACAACGGAAGCCGAAACGGACAAACGCGGCGATTCGGCCTCTTAA
- the dapA gene encoding 4-hydroxy-tetrahydrodipicolinate synthase, with translation MFRGSMVALVTPMQADESVDFDALEKLIEFHVKSKTKAIVAMGTTGESATLDFEEHREVVRFVVDKTAGRIPVIAGTGANSTTEAIELTEYAKQVGADACLLVTPYYNKPTQEGLFLHYKKIAETVDIPQILYNVPGRTACDLLPETIGRLASIQNIVGVKEATGDIERVTQIKALAGDDFDLYTGDDGTAVDFLLAGGHGGISVTANVCPQQVSEVYDAAVAGDAETARRLDAPLAELHQALFVEANPIPVKWAMMEMGLMGGAIRLPLTPLSEKYHEVVRQALRTAGAL, from the coding sequence GTGTTTAGAGGGAGTATGGTTGCCTTGGTCACGCCGATGCAGGCGGACGAATCAGTGGATTTTGATGCGCTTGAAAAATTAATCGAGTTTCACGTCAAATCCAAGACCAAGGCCATCGTCGCCATGGGCACGACCGGGGAATCGGCCACCTTGGATTTTGAAGAGCACCGTGAAGTGGTGCGTTTTGTGGTCGATAAAACGGCGGGGCGCATTCCGGTGATTGCCGGAACCGGTGCCAACTCCACGACTGAAGCCATCGAATTGACCGAGTATGCCAAGCAAGTGGGGGCCGATGCCTGCTTGTTGGTCACGCCTTATTACAATAAGCCGACTCAGGAAGGGTTGTTCCTGCATTATAAAAAGATTGCCGAAACGGTCGATATTCCTCAGATCCTCTATAATGTGCCGGGTCGCACCGCTTGCGACCTGTTGCCGGAAACCATCGGTCGTTTGGCGAGCATTCAAAACATCGTCGGCGTGAAAGAAGCCACCGGCGATATTGAGCGTGTGACCCAAATTAAAGCGCTGGCGGGCGATGATTTCGACCTTTATACCGGCGATGACGGGACGGCGGTCGACTTTTTACTGGCCGGCGGGCACGGCGGCATTTCGGTGACGGCGAATGTGTGTCCGCAACAGGTTTCTGAAGTGTATGATGCGGCGGTTGCCGGTGATGCCGAAACCGCACGTCGCCTGGACGCACCCTTGGCTGAATTGCATCAAGCTCTGTTTGTTGAAGCCAATCCGATTCCGGTGAAATGGGCGATGATGGAGATGGGCTTAATGGGCGGCGCGATTCGCTTGCCGTTGACGCCACTGTCAGAAAAGTATCATGAAGTGGTGCGTCAAGCATTGCGAACGGCAGGAGCCCTGTAA
- the soxB gene encoding thiosulfohydrolase SoxB yields the protein MSLNRREFLHVMSMAAAAGMLPGTAKAMSSSPSKGSAVSSDMYNVPMKGKVRLLHLTDTHAQLKPIYFREPNVNLGTGPAYGKLPHVVGHHLLKELNIPENTPLANAFTYLNFQDASEQYGKVGGFAHVKTLLDKLREAAGGRENTLTMDGGDLWHGSGTALWTRGQDMVEASNLLGVDVMTGHWEFTYKENEVLTNLGKFKGEFLAQNIRIKEDSLFGDAYREMTERHNGLGMYDEDDARPFKPYTVKIINGERIAVVGQAFPRTANANPQSNFPDWSFGLREDALQETVNHIRENEKVAAVVMISHNGMDVDIKMASRVSGIDAVFGGHTHDGIPKTINVKTPDGGVCYVTNAGSNGKFVACMDLDIQNGKLKGVDYKLLPVFSNVLAADESVKTFIEHLGTKVYNKDIVESRNPEFYYNKDRLGKTYDEILNEELAVAEDTLYRRGNFMGTWDQIIVNSLREEHDTQIAMSAGVRWGTSVLAGETITMARVMDETSMTYGETYKSEVTGAQMKDILEGICENLFQKDPYLQSGGDMVRLGGMDYTCEPNASLGNRISDMRLDDGTPLEASKTYTVSGWAQVDSVGDGRLMWDVAADYLRNHKNDMKLKKVNHPKLVGVKGNPGIEAYPGEMA from the coding sequence ATGTCTTTAAATCGTCGTGAATTTCTTCATGTAATGTCTATGGCTGCCGCCGCCGGGATGCTTCCTGGTACAGCGAAAGCGATGTCTTCAAGCCCAAGCAAGGGATCCGCTGTCTCTTCCGATATGTACAACGTTCCGATGAAAGGGAAAGTACGTTTGTTACACCTTACGGATACACACGCGCAGTTAAAGCCGATCTACTTCCGTGAACCAAACGTTAACTTGGGTACCGGTCCTGCTTACGGTAAATTGCCGCATGTTGTCGGGCATCACTTGTTGAAAGAGTTGAACATTCCAGAAAACACCCCTTTGGCGAATGCATTCACTTACCTGAACTTCCAAGACGCTTCTGAGCAGTATGGTAAAGTTGGTGGTTTCGCGCACGTTAAGACCTTGTTGGACAAGTTGCGTGAAGCGGCCGGTGGTCGTGAAAACACTTTGACAATGGACGGTGGTGACTTGTGGCACGGTTCCGGTACGGCTTTGTGGACGCGTGGTCAGGATATGGTCGAAGCCTCTAACCTGCTGGGTGTTGACGTTATGACCGGTCACTGGGAATTCACCTATAAAGAGAACGAAGTGCTAACCAACCTTGGCAAGTTCAAAGGTGAGTTCTTGGCGCAAAACATCCGTATCAAAGAAGACTCTTTGTTCGGCGACGCTTACCGTGAAATGACTGAACGTCACAACGGTTTGGGTATGTACGACGAAGACGATGCGCGTCCATTCAAGCCTTACACGGTTAAAATCATCAACGGTGAGCGTATCGCGGTTGTCGGTCAAGCTTTCCCACGTACAGCGAACGCTAACCCACAATCTAACTTCCCGGACTGGTCTTTCGGTCTGCGTGAAGACGCATTGCAAGAAACCGTAAACCACATTCGTGAAAACGAAAAAGTGGCGGCGGTTGTAATGATTTCCCACAACGGTATGGACGTGGATATCAAGATGGCGTCTCGCGTTAGCGGTATCGATGCGGTCTTTGGTGGTCACACGCACGACGGTATTCCTAAAACCATCAACGTGAAAACACCAGACGGTGGTGTATGTTACGTCACGAACGCCGGTTCTAACGGTAAGTTCGTTGCGTGCATGGACTTGGATATCCAAAACGGTAAACTGAAAGGCGTTGACTACAAATTGTTGCCAGTCTTCTCTAATGTTTTGGCGGCTGACGAAAGCGTTAAAACGTTCATCGAGCACCTAGGCACCAAAGTCTATAACAAAGACATCGTTGAATCACGTAACCCAGAGTTCTATTACAACAAAGATCGTCTAGGTAAGACTTACGACGAGATCCTGAATGAAGAATTGGCTGTGGCGGAAGATACTCTATACCGTCGTGGTAACTTCATGGGAACATGGGACCAAATCATCGTAAACTCTCTACGTGAAGAGCACGACACGCAAATCGCTATGTCGGCCGGTGTACGTTGGGGTACGTCCGTATTGGCGGGTGAAACCATCACGATGGCACGTGTAATGGACGAAACGTCTATGACTTACGGTGAAACTTATAAGTCTGAAGTGACCGGTGCACAGATGAAAGATATCCTAGAAGGTATCTGTGAAAACCTATTCCAAAAAGACCCATACCTACAATCTGGTGGGGACATGGTTCGTTTGGGTGGTATGGACTATACTTGTGAACCGAATGCGTCTTTGGGTAACCGTATTTCTGACATGCGTTTGGACGATGGTACTCCGCTTGAAGCCAGCAAAACCTACACGGTTTCCGGTTGGGCGCAAGTGGATTCTGTTGGCGACGGCCGCTTGATGTGGGACGTTGCTGCGGATTACCTACGTAACCACAAAAACGACATGAAGTTGAAGAAAGTGAACCATCCTAAGTTGGTTGGTGTGAAAGGCAACCCAGGTATCGAAGCTTACCCAGGTGAAATGGCTTAA
- the purL gene encoding phosphoribosylformylglycinamidine synthase: MHVIWGKSAHSDYRLNQLLNQLSDKGAITGLASQYVYFVDLNDGIADLSADDWAKLRMLLNGSDAVLDAQGENGCIITPRLGTISPWASKATDITHTCGLEGIHRIERGIVYYLNGADESARESMVVELYDRMMEQVSYDVATLDGLFSHQTPKPLSTVDVLGGGRDALADANGAMGLALSEDEIDYLVEAFNGLQRNPSDAELMMFAQANSEHCRHKIFNADWTIDGEDKPNSLFGMIRNTYQKNPQGVLSAYSDNAAVVEGYQATRFFPDAESRRYQYNDENVHFQIKVETHNHPTAISPWPGAATGSGGEIRDEGATGRGSKPKAGLTGFTVSNLNIPGFEQPWERAYGKPNRIVSAFDIMMEGPLGAAGFNNEFGRPAINGYFRTYENALITHEGEEIRGYHKPIMLAGGLGNIREMHIEKNDIPAGAKLVVLGGPAMLIGLGGGAASSVDSGAGAENLDFASVQRENPEMERRAQEVIDRCTYLGENSPIASIHDVGAGGLSNAFPELVNDAGKGGRFQLRDVPNDEPGMSPMEIWCNESQERYVIAIYPDQIEQFEAICRRERCLYAIVGEATDEQKLVVNDVEFDNNPVDMPLNVLLGKPPKMHRQVESRRVPQPGFEPAVLDFNDVTERLLKLPTIASKSFLITIGDRTITGMVTRDQMVGPWQVPVADAGITCSDYQGYTGEAMATGERPPVALINPKASARLSIAEAITNIACAKIDKMSDIKISANWMAAAGHPGEDSALYDAVETVGLELCPALGIAVPVGKDSMSMKTVWQDGEESKSVTSPVSLNITTFAPVQDVRKTVTPQLRTDLGDTKLLAIDLSRGQNRLGGSCLAQVYNQVGDVSADLDSADDLLKLFDFVQALMADDLMLAYHDRSDGGFLITLLEMAFAGHCGLTLDTSALGDEPVSALCAEEVGAVIQVSADDEAVIAGLLEAYGLAEMAHWIGTTNNDDAIQISAQGQTLLSGNRKTYQAWWSETSYRMQALRDNEACAQEEFDAIQQDANTEIRPVVTFDPNEDITAGFNPAQRPKVAILREQGVNGQQEMAAAFDRAGFDAIDVHMSDVLSGEVAFDDFRGLVACGGFSYGDVLGAGRGWANSILFNDTARQTFEHFFQREDTFTLGVCNGCQMLSNLKEIIPGAEHWPAFVRNRSEQFEARFSFVEIQDSPSVLLQGMAGTRIPVAVAHGEGRMDFGDGSSADVSGLVGLRYVDSVGNPAETYPFNPNGSEGGMTGLTTQDGRVTIMMPHPERVFRTVQNSWHPDDWQEDAPWMRLFRNARKWVG; encoded by the coding sequence ATGCACGTTATCTGGGGAAAATCCGCTCATTCCGATTACCGTTTGAACCAATTGCTCAATCAGCTGTCTGACAAAGGCGCTATTACGGGATTGGCTTCACAATATGTTTATTTCGTTGATTTGAACGACGGCATTGCGGACTTGAGTGCCGATGATTGGGCCAAACTGCGCATGCTTTTGAACGGTTCCGACGCGGTTTTGGACGCGCAAGGTGAAAACGGTTGCATCATTACGCCGCGTTTGGGCACCATTTCTCCTTGGGCCTCAAAGGCAACCGATATTACCCATACCTGTGGCCTGGAAGGCATTCATCGCATTGAACGCGGCATTGTCTATTATTTGAATGGCGCGGATGAGTCGGCGCGTGAATCCATGGTGGTCGAATTATACGACCGCATGATGGAACAGGTCAGTTACGATGTGGCGACACTGGACGGTCTGTTCTCGCACCAAACGCCGAAGCCGTTGAGCACCGTTGATGTTTTGGGCGGTGGGCGTGATGCCTTGGCCGACGCGAATGGTGCCATGGGCTTGGCGTTGTCGGAAGATGAAATCGACTACCTGGTTGAAGCTTTTAACGGGTTGCAACGTAATCCATCCGATGCCGAATTGATGATGTTTGCGCAAGCGAACTCCGAACATTGCCGCCATAAAATCTTTAATGCCGACTGGACGATTGACGGTGAAGATAAACCGAACTCTCTGTTTGGCATGATTCGTAATACCTATCAGAAGAACCCGCAAGGCGTGTTGTCGGCTTACAGTGATAATGCCGCCGTTGTGGAAGGTTATCAGGCGACACGTTTCTTCCCGGATGCCGAAAGCCGTCGTTATCAATACAACGATGAAAACGTGCATTTCCAGATCAAAGTGGAAACCCATAACCACCCAACCGCGATTTCCCCTTGGCCGGGTGCCGCAACTGGTTCCGGTGGTGAAATTCGTGACGAAGGCGCGACCGGCCGTGGTTCCAAACCCAAAGCCGGTTTAACGGGCTTCACCGTCTCCAATTTGAATATTCCGGGCTTTGAGCAGCCTTGGGAGCGCGCTTACGGTAAACCGAACCGAATCGTTTCGGCGTTCGATATTATGATGGAAGGCCCTTTGGGCGCAGCCGGATTCAATAACGAGTTCGGTCGTCCGGCCATCAACGGTTATTTCCGGACGTATGAAAATGCGTTGATCACCCATGAGGGCGAAGAAATTCGCGGGTACCACAAGCCGATTATGCTGGCCGGTGGCCTTGGGAATATCCGTGAAATGCACATTGAAAAGAACGATATTCCGGCCGGTGCCAAACTGGTGGTATTGGGTGGCCCAGCCATGCTGATTGGGTTGGGCGGTGGCGCGGCTTCCTCGGTGGACAGCGGGGCAGGCGCAGAGAACCTTGATTTTGCGTCCGTTCAACGTGAAAACCCGGAGATGGAAAGACGCGCTCAGGAAGTGATCGACCGTTGTACGTATCTGGGTGAAAACTCCCCGATTGCGTCCATTCACGATGTGGGCGCCGGTGGTTTGTCAAATGCCTTCCCGGAGCTGGTGAACGATGCCGGTAAAGGCGGGCGCTTCCAATTACGTGATGTGCCGAATGATGAACCGGGTATGTCGCCAATGGAAATCTGGTGTAACGAGTCGCAGGAGCGTTATGTGATTGCGATTTACCCGGATCAAATTGAGCAGTTTGAAGCGATTTGCCGCCGTGAACGGTGTTTGTACGCGATTGTCGGTGAAGCCACCGACGAACAAAAACTGGTCGTCAACGATGTTGAGTTCGACAATAATCCCGTCGATATGCCGTTGAATGTATTGCTGGGCAAACCGCCGAAAATGCACCGTCAGGTGGAATCCCGTCGAGTGCCGCAACCGGGCTTTGAACCGGCGGTACTGGATTTCAACGATGTGACCGAACGTTTATTGAAACTGCCGACCATTGCCAGTAAAAGTTTCCTGATCACCATCGGTGACCGTACCATTACCGGGATGGTGACGCGCGACCAAATGGTCGGGCCTTGGCAGGTTCCGGTGGCGGATGCCGGCATTACCTGTTCGGATTATCAGGGGTATACCGGCGAAGCGATGGCCACCGGTGAACGTCCGCCGGTTGCGTTGATTAATCCGAAAGCCTCGGCCCGTTTGTCGATTGCCGAAGCGATTACCAATATTGCCTGTGCCAAAATCGACAAAATGAGCGACATTAAAATTTCCGCTAACTGGATGGCCGCCGCCGGTCATCCGGGGGAAGATTCCGCCTTGTACGACGCGGTTGAAACCGTCGGGCTGGAGCTCTGTCCGGCCTTGGGCATTGCCGTGCCGGTCGGGAAAGACTCCATGTCGATGAAAACCGTCTGGCAGGACGGCGAGGAATCCAAGTCGGTCACCTCGCCTGTGTCCTTGAATATCACTACTTTTGCACCAGTGCAGGATGTCCGCAAGACGGTCACGCCGCAGTTGCGCACCGATTTGGGTGACACCAAGCTCTTGGCGATTGACTTGAGTCGCGGCCAGAACCGTTTGGGTGGCAGTTGTTTGGCTCAGGTATATAACCAAGTCGGTGATGTATCGGCCGATTTGGATTCCGCCGACGATCTGTTGAAGTTGTTCGATTTCGTTCAGGCCTTGATGGCCGATGATTTGATGCTGGCGTACCACGATCGCTCCGATGGCGGTTTCTTGATTACCTTATTGGAAATGGCGTTTGCCGGACATTGTGGTTTGACGTTGGATACCTCCGCTTTGGGCGATGAGCCGGTGTCCGCTTTGTGTGCCGAAGAAGTGGGGGCGGTCATTCAGGTGTCTGCGGATGACGAAGCGGTGATTGCCGGATTGTTGGAAGCGTACGGCTTGGCCGAGATGGCGCATTGGATTGGTACGACCAATAACGACGATGCCATTCAGATTTCCGCGCAGGGCCAAACTCTGTTGAGTGGAAACCGCAAAACTTACCAGGCCTGGTGGTCGGAAACCAGTTACCGCATGCAAGCATTGCGTGATAACGAAGCCTGTGCACAGGAAGAGTTCGACGCGATTCAGCAAGACGCCAACACTGAGATTCGTCCGGTCGTGACGTTTGACCCGAACGAAGACATTACCGCTGGGTTTAACCCAGCCCAACGTCCGAAAGTGGCGATTTTGCGCGAACAAGGCGTGAACGGTCAGCAGGAAATGGCCGCCGCGTTCGACCGTGCCGGTTTTGATGCGATAGACGTGCATATGTCGGATGTTTTATCCGGCGAAGTGGCGTTTGACGATTTCCGCGGTTTGGTCGCTTGCGGTGGCTTCTCTTATGGAGACGTCTTGGGCGCGGGTCGTGGTTGGGCCAATTCCATCCTGTTCAACGACACGGCGCGTCAGACCTTTGAGCATTTCTTCCAGCGTGAAGATACCTTCACGCTTGGGGTGTGTAATGGCTGTCAGATGTTGTCGAATCTGAAAGAAATCATTCCAGGCGCCGAGCACTGGCCAGCGTTCGTTCGTAACCGTTCCGAGCAGTTCGAAGCGCGTTTCTCATTTGTGGAAATTCAAGACTCACCGTCGGTTCTGTTGCAAGGCATGGCCGGTACGCGTATTCCGGTGGCCGTGGCGCACGGTGAAGGGCGCATGGACTTCGGCGACGGTTCTTCAGCAGATGTGTCAGGCCTGGTCGGTTTGCGTTATGTGGATTCGGTGGGGAACCCAGCCGAAACCTATCCGTTTAACCCGAACGGTTCCGAAGGCGGCATGACCGGTTTGACCACGCAAGATGGCCGAGTCACCATTATGATGCCGCACCCGGAGCGTGTGTTCCGTACGGTACAAAACTCCTGGCATCCGGATGATTGGCAGGAAGATGCGCCTTGGATGCGTCTGTTCCGAAACGCGCGCAAATGGGTCGGTTAA